One part of the Hyalangium ruber genome encodes these proteins:
- a CDS encoding iron ABC transporter substrate-binding protein, with the protein MNRLLTPFLLALLLAPAARAGETLTIYSGRNERLVAPLYKAFTEKTGIQVKVRYGETPQIAATLLEEGAKSPADVFVAQDAGALGAVARAGLLQPLPKELLEKVDARFRSPEGTWVGLSGRARVVAYNTKKVKPEALPTSIQGFTDPAWKGRIGWAPTNGSFQAFVTALRLMKGDEAAKQWLVGVKANGPRTYKNNAAIIEALARGEIDVGFVNHYYLYAAKKDKGEGLPVANHFLAPGDAGTLVNVAGMGVLKSSKQPEAARKLVAFLLEQQAQQHFAKETFEYPLVAGVEAASALPALSKVGSPELDLSKLEDLKGTLKLLQEAGVL; encoded by the coding sequence ATGAACCGTCTGCTGACACCCTTCTTGCTTGCCCTGCTCCTCGCTCCCGCCGCGCGCGCGGGCGAGACCCTGACCATCTACTCCGGGCGCAACGAGCGCCTGGTCGCGCCGCTCTACAAGGCCTTCACGGAGAAGACAGGCATCCAGGTGAAGGTGCGCTACGGCGAGACGCCGCAGATCGCCGCCACGCTGCTGGAGGAAGGGGCGAAGTCCCCCGCGGACGTGTTCGTTGCCCAGGATGCGGGAGCGCTGGGAGCGGTGGCGCGCGCGGGGCTGCTGCAGCCGCTGCCGAAGGAGCTTCTGGAGAAGGTGGATGCGCGCTTCCGCTCGCCCGAGGGCACGTGGGTGGGGCTGAGCGGCAGGGCCCGGGTGGTGGCCTACAACACGAAGAAGGTGAAGCCGGAGGCGCTGCCCACCAGCATCCAGGGCTTCACGGACCCGGCGTGGAAGGGCCGCATCGGCTGGGCGCCCACCAATGGCTCGTTCCAGGCGTTCGTGACGGCGCTGAGGCTGATGAAGGGGGACGAGGCTGCGAAGCAGTGGTTGGTGGGCGTGAAGGCCAATGGGCCGCGCACCTACAAGAACAACGCGGCGATCATCGAGGCGCTGGCGCGCGGTGAAATCGACGTGGGCTTCGTCAATCACTACTACCTGTACGCGGCGAAGAAGGACAAGGGCGAGGGGCTGCCGGTGGCCAACCACTTCTTGGCGCCGGGGGATGCGGGGACGCTGGTGAACGTGGCGGGCATGGGGGTGCTGAAGAGCTCGAAGCAGCCGGAGGCGGCGCGCAAGCTGGTGGCCTTCCTGCTGGAGCAGCAAGCGCAGCAGCACTTCGCGAAGGAGACGTTCGAATACCCACTGGTGGCGGGGGTGGAGGCGGCCTCGGCGCTGCCGGCGCTGAGCAAGGTGGGCTCGCCGGAACTGGATCTCTCGAAGCTGGAGGATCTCAAGGGCACGCTGAAGTTGCTGCAGGAGGCGGGGGTCCTCTAA
- a CDS encoding cytochrome-c peroxidase produces the protein MEKQLGRKLDSGRVELGRVLFFDRFLGLHNDNSCSGCHSPTAGFGDTQSIAIGVDNNGVVGPGRGGPRNQRRTPSVINNAFYPRLMLNGRFAAVSGNPFDNSKGFFFPEPEGTVRFPPNDPRFVHLLQAQAHIPFTELPEMAGFSKIRETSFTSSRFQTAAQGQGSVSLFAAEKSAEPRLDAKAPTRLLVFPQRTPRLSLKEAKEKEDAPVVDFTKFDHPPHGAHGVPLPPPLVTQLPDDTVQEFRNEPIRDVVAGRLNANEAYRREFAKVFPEVAKGGPISFDMVGQAIAEFEFSLTFANAPIDRFARGERSAMTAQQKQGALLFFGKANCAACHAARSKSPDGGEFHHEMFSDFEMRVIGVPQIAPRFGVDAAGKPTGNVPFRNDKGQFTEDGTQDFGLEDITADPADRYKFRTSPLRNISLQPAFFHNGAFTRLEDAIRHHLNVKGSIQTYSAASAGVASDLRAIQGPTEPVLQRLDPLLAKPVALTDDEFKALVAFVRDGLLDPRAKPQNLRKQVPKKLPSGQPLQKFEF, from the coding sequence TTGGAGAAACAGCTCGGTCGCAAGCTCGACTCGGGAAGGGTCGAACTGGGACGTGTCTTGTTTTTCGACCGGTTCCTCGGTCTGCACAACGACAACTCGTGCTCGGGCTGTCATTCTCCGACTGCCGGATTCGGCGATACCCAGTCCATCGCCATTGGCGTTGACAACAACGGGGTCGTCGGCCCCGGTCGCGGGGGCCCTCGGAATCAGCGCCGGACCCCTTCCGTCATCAACAACGCCTTCTATCCACGCCTCATGTTGAATGGGCGGTTCGCGGCCGTCTCTGGAAACCCCTTCGACAACTCGAAGGGCTTCTTCTTTCCCGAGCCCGAGGGAACCGTCAGGTTCCCGCCCAATGATCCGCGGTTCGTCCACCTGCTACAGGCGCAGGCTCACATCCCCTTCACGGAACTGCCGGAGATGGCGGGCTTCAGCAAGATACGCGAGACGTCGTTCACCTCGTCCCGCTTCCAGACGGCTGCTCAGGGGCAGGGAAGCGTCTCGTTGTTCGCGGCCGAGAAGAGCGCGGAGCCGCGGCTCGACGCGAAGGCTCCGACCCGGCTGCTGGTCTTCCCCCAGCGAACGCCGCGCCTGTCGCTGAAGGAAGCCAAGGAGAAGGAGGATGCACCCGTCGTTGATTTCACGAAGTTCGACCATCCGCCCCACGGCGCCCATGGTGTGCCGCTGCCGCCACCGCTCGTCACGCAGCTGCCCGACGACACCGTTCAGGAGTTCCGGAACGAGCCCATCCGCGACGTCGTGGCGGGCAGATTGAACGCGAATGAAGCCTACCGCAGGGAGTTCGCCAAGGTGTTTCCGGAGGTAGCCAAAGGCGGCCCCATCAGCTTTGACATGGTCGGGCAGGCCATCGCCGAGTTCGAGTTCAGCCTGACCTTCGCGAATGCACCGATTGACCGTTTCGCCCGGGGCGAGCGCTCCGCGATGACCGCGCAGCAGAAGCAGGGAGCCCTGCTGTTCTTCGGGAAGGCGAACTGTGCCGCCTGTCATGCGGCCAGGTCCAAGAGCCCCGATGGCGGCGAGTTCCACCACGAGATGTTCAGCGACTTCGAAATGCGCGTGATTGGAGTTCCGCAGATCGCGCCACGGTTTGGCGTGGATGCCGCCGGCAAGCCCACCGGGAACGTGCCCTTCAGGAACGACAAGGGTCAGTTCACGGAGGACGGGACCCAGGACTTCGGGCTGGAGGACATCACCGCCGACCCGGCCGACCGGTACAAGTTCAGGACCTCCCCTTTGCGGAACATTTCGCTCCAGCCGGCTTTCTTCCATAACGGAGCATTCACCCGGCTCGAGGACGCCATCCGCCACCATCTGAACGTCAAGGGCTCTATTCAAACGTACAGTGCGGCTTCGGCTGGCGTCGCGTCCGATCTCCGGGCGATTCAAGGTCCTACCGAGCCTGTGCTCCAGAGACTGGATCCGCTGCTCGCGAAGCCGGTGGCGCTCACGGACGACGAGTTCAAGGCGCTCGTTGCGTTCGTTCGCGATGGCTTGTTGGACCCACGCGCGAAGCCGCAGAATCTGCGCAAGCAGGTCCCGAAGAAGCTGCCAAGCGGGCAGCCTCTTCAGAAATTCGAGTTCTAG
- a CDS encoding RNA polymerase sigma factor, translating to MDEAARAQVHAQMVRFAQGHRDAFEEVYVALWPRLLAFTSGLLQNPSEAEDAAQTALLKVFSRITDFNTRRDGVAWAFGIAAYEVRSLRRQRNRRREASLGTATSTPDSSSDAQEALIAQQLRQALAQTLSYLSEMDREALLAPGADQGSEALPPHMRKRRQRAMERLRSFWRKLYGPP from the coding sequence ATGGATGAAGCGGCGCGAGCCCAGGTGCATGCGCAGATGGTGCGCTTCGCGCAAGGGCATCGAGACGCCTTCGAGGAAGTCTATGTGGCCCTTTGGCCCCGGCTGCTGGCCTTCACGTCCGGGCTCCTGCAGAACCCCTCCGAAGCGGAGGACGCGGCCCAGACGGCGCTCCTCAAGGTCTTCTCCCGAATCACGGACTTCAATACCCGCCGCGACGGCGTCGCCTGGGCGTTTGGCATCGCCGCCTATGAGGTGAGAAGCCTGCGTCGGCAGCGCAACCGAAGACGGGAGGCGAGCCTGGGCACGGCGACATCCACGCCCGACAGCAGCTCGGACGCGCAGGAAGCCCTCATTGCACAGCAGCTTCGCCAGGCGCTGGCCCAGACGCTGTCCTACCTGAGCGAGATGGACCGCGAGGCCCTCCTGGCCCCGGGTGCCGATCAGGGGAGTGAGGCGCTGCCCCCGCACATGCGAAAGCGCCGTCAGCGTGCCATGGAGCGTCTGCGCTCCTTCTGGAGAAAACTCTATGGTCCCCCATGA
- a CDS encoding GNAT family N-acetyltransferase: MTEIQIRTLRGEDFESLRQLEADIFGSAGYAVVSPHYLRLCTDFFADTCFLALVDGQPIGYMLCFVRGREAYSTRLGVCEEFHGTGVAMRLIGACISKLVEDDYDLLWFTVKPDNTHARELYRRLGAVERAVRRDFLAPGDELIIGEVDKQTLIRLGQRFRPSREVARPSGGAGLHA; the protein is encoded by the coding sequence ATGACGGAAATCCAGATACGTACTCTCCGCGGGGAGGATTTCGAGAGCCTGCGCCAGCTTGAAGCCGACATCTTCGGCAGCGCGGGCTATGCCGTCGTGTCTCCCCATTACCTGCGGCTGTGCACCGATTTCTTTGCCGACACCTGCTTCCTTGCGCTCGTGGATGGCCAGCCCATCGGATACATGCTGTGCTTCGTGCGCGGTCGTGAGGCCTACAGCACCCGGCTCGGCGTATGCGAGGAGTTCCATGGCACAGGTGTTGCCATGCGCCTCATCGGAGCATGTATCAGCAAGCTGGTGGAGGACGACTACGACTTGCTCTGGTTCACGGTCAAGCCAGACAACACCCATGCACGCGAGCTCTACCGAAGGCTCGGGGCTGTCGAGCGGGCGGTGCGTCGCGACTTCCTGGCGCCGGGCGATGAACTGATCATCGGAGAGGTCGACAAGCAGACGCTCATTCGATTGGGCCAGAGGTTCCGCCCGTCGCGCGAGGTGGCGCGTCCCTCGGGTGGCGCCGGCCTCCACGCCTGA
- a CDS encoding VOC family protein, which translates to MARIKDFHLAFPVSELASARAFYTGVIGCPEGRSTDHYVDFDFYGHQIVAHLAPERPKTSESDFDGGDVTVPHFGLNLDWDAFHDLLKRMKAGGVRFIKEPHIRLEGKVGEHVSMFVHDFSGNALEFKAFRNQDQVFSKELSTEPREEAP; encoded by the coding sequence ATGGCGCGAATCAAGGACTTCCATCTCGCCTTCCCCGTCTCGGAGCTCGCCTCGGCGCGAGCCTTCTACACGGGTGTCATCGGCTGCCCCGAGGGGCGCAGTACCGACCACTACGTGGACTTCGACTTCTACGGGCACCAGATCGTCGCGCACCTGGCGCCCGAGCGGCCGAAGACCAGCGAGTCCGACTTCGACGGGGGCGATGTCACGGTGCCCCACTTCGGGTTGAACCTCGACTGGGACGCCTTCCATGACCTGCTCAAGAGGATGAAGGCTGGCGGTGTGCGCTTCATCAAGGAGCCGCACATCCGGCTCGAGGGAAAGGTGGGGGAGCACGTCTCCATGTTCGTCCACGACTTCTCGGGCAATGCGCTGGAGTTCAAGGCGTTCCGCAACCAGGACCAGGTCTTCTCGAAGGAACTGAGCACCGAGCCGCGCGAAGAGGCACCATGA